The following are encoded together in the Azospirillum lipoferum 4B genome:
- a CDS encoding nitrogen fixation protein NifZ, translating to MSDVEAAAKPGFIPPREPLYDWGLRVTVQEDLFNDGSHPQVPDGALLAPKGTPGVIVRVGRTEEGSLPVYLVEFPGGTVVGCLEEEIAPADGSRRGVPGVM from the coding sequence ATGTCCGACGTCGAAGCCGCCGCCAAGCCCGGTTTCATCCCGCCGCGCGAACCGCTGTACGACTGGGGCCTGCGGGTCACGGTGCAGGAGGACCTGTTCAACGACGGCAGCCACCCCCAGGTGCCGGACGGCGCGCTGCTGGCGCCGAAGGGCACGCCGGGCGTGATCGTCCGCGTCGGCCGTACCGAGGAAGGCAGCCTGCCGGTCTATCTGGTGGAGTTCCCCGGCGGCACTGTCGTCGGCTGCCTGGAGGAGGAAATCGCCCCGGCCGACGGGTCGCGGCGCGGCGTGCCCGGCGTGATGTGA
- a CDS encoding nitrogen fixation protein NifZ — MTDIEAAAPYRRERARSAEDANELVGPPVLEQGFKVKALRDVRNDGTYPGRPVGDFLIREGDVGYVISIGTYLQMYYIYAVDFYEKRVVVGMRARELEVIDAHCNDPQ, encoded by the coding sequence ATGACCGACATCGAAGCCGCCGCCCCATACCGCCGCGAGCGCGCCCGCAGCGCCGAGGATGCCAACGAGCTGGTCGGCCCGCCGGTGCTGGAACAGGGCTTCAAGGTCAAGGCGCTGCGCGACGTGCGCAACGACGGGACCTATCCCGGCCGGCCGGTCGGCGACTTCCTGATCCGCGAAGGCGATGTCGGCTACGTCATCTCCATCGGGACCTATCTGCAGATGTACTACATCTATGCCGTTGATTTTTATGAAAAACGGGTCGTCGTCGGCATGCGCGCGCGCGAGCTGGAGGTGATCGACGCCCACTGCAACGACCCGCAATGA
- the nifB gene encoding nitrogenase cofactor biosynthesis protein NifB, whose product MMGNVVSLDSIFGLGELAPPLTMPAAPEAASGCSSSSCGSSDGPADMDPAVWEKVKNHPCYSEEAHHYFARMHVAVAPACNIQCNYCNRKYDCSNESRPGVVSEKLTPDQALKKILAVAQEIPQLSVIGIAGPGDSLAANGKNTFATFEMLQKKAPDLKLCLSTNGLALPEHVDTIAQYNIDHVTITINMVDPEIGAQIYPWIFYKHKRWTGLDAAKILHEQQMLGLEMLTSRGILVKVNSVMIPGINDEHLLEVNKAVKSRGAFLHNIMPLISDPAHGTYFGLNGQRGPTAQELKVVQDACEGGAKLMRHCRQCRADAVGLLGEDRGEEFTADKIEAMGAIDYDDEARRSYREHVEAERAGRHASKAAAQADVRDSVGTTADPILIAVATKGGERINEHFGHAKEFQIYEVGPNGAKFVGHRRVDQYCEGGSGDVDTLDGVLAAINDCTAVFVAKIGGCPSKSLAQAGIEPVDRFAFDYIEESALAYFKDYAERLGQGVVQSRAGQDAVIRTGALTARRA is encoded by the coding sequence ATGATGGGCAACGTGGTTTCGCTCGACAGCATCTTCGGGCTGGGAGAACTGGCTCCGCCCTTGACGATGCCGGCAGCGCCAGAGGCGGCGTCCGGCTGTTCGTCGTCGTCCTGCGGCTCATCCGATGGTCCGGCCGACATGGACCCGGCGGTGTGGGAGAAGGTGAAGAACCACCCCTGCTATTCGGAAGAGGCGCATCACTATTTCGCCCGCATGCATGTCGCGGTCGCCCCGGCCTGCAACATCCAGTGCAATTACTGCAACCGCAAATACGATTGCTCGAACGAGAGCCGGCCGGGCGTGGTCTCCGAAAAGCTGACCCCCGATCAGGCGCTCAAGAAGATCCTCGCCGTCGCCCAGGAAATCCCGCAGTTGTCGGTGATCGGCATCGCCGGCCCCGGCGACAGTCTGGCGGCCAACGGCAAGAACACCTTCGCCACCTTCGAGATGCTGCAGAAGAAGGCGCCGGACCTGAAGCTGTGCCTGTCCACCAACGGCCTGGCCCTGCCCGAGCATGTGGACACCATCGCGCAATACAACATCGACCACGTCACCATCACCATCAACATGGTCGATCCGGAGATCGGCGCGCAGATCTACCCGTGGATCTTCTACAAGCACAAGCGCTGGACCGGGCTCGACGCCGCGAAAATTCTCCATGAGCAGCAGATGCTGGGGCTGGAGATGCTGACCTCGCGCGGCATCCTGGTGAAGGTGAACTCCGTCATGATCCCGGGGATCAACGACGAGCACCTGCTGGAGGTGAACAAGGCGGTGAAGAGCCGCGGCGCCTTCCTGCACAACATCATGCCGCTGATCTCCGACCCCGCCCACGGGACGTATTTCGGTCTGAACGGCCAGCGCGGCCCCACCGCGCAGGAGCTGAAGGTGGTGCAGGACGCCTGCGAGGGCGGGGCCAAGCTGATGCGCCATTGCCGCCAGTGCCGCGCCGATGCGGTCGGCCTGCTGGGCGAGGATCGCGGCGAGGAGTTCACCGCCGACAAGATCGAGGCGATGGGCGCCATCGACTATGACGACGAGGCCCGCCGCAGCTACCGCGAGCATGTCGAGGCCGAACGCGCTGGCCGCCATGCCTCTAAGGCGGCGGCGCAGGCCGATGTCCGCGACAGCGTCGGCACCACGGCCGATCCGATCCTGATCGCCGTCGCCACCAAGGGCGGCGAGCGCATCAACGAGCATTTCGGCCACGCCAAGGAATTCCAGATCTACGAGGTCGGCCCCAACGGCGCAAAGTTCGTCGGCCATCGCCGCGTCGACCAGTATTGCGAAGGCGGTTCCGGCGACGTCGACACGCTGGACGGCGTGCTGGCCGCCATCAACGACTGCACCGCGGTGTTCGTCGCCAAGATCGGCGGCTGCCCGTCCAAGTCGCTGGCCCAGGCCGGGATCGAGCCGGTCGACCGCTTCGCCTTCGACTACATCGAGGAATCGGCGCTGGCCTATTTCAAGGACTATGCCGAGCGGCTCGGCCAGGGCGTCGTCCAGTCCCGCGCCGGCCAGGATGCGGTGATCCGCACCGGGGCGCTGACCGCGCGGCGCGCCTGA
- a CDS encoding 4Fe-4S dicluster domain-containing protein → MAYKIKSAECTVCGACEAECPNIAISLKKGTYVIDPAKCTECQGQFDSPQCAAVCPADCCVPA, encoded by the coding sequence ATGGCCTACAAGATCAAGTCCGCCGAATGCACCGTCTGCGGCGCCTGCGAGGCCGAGTGCCCGAACATCGCCATCAGCCTGAAGAAGGGCACCTACGTCATCGACCCGGCCAAATGCACCGAATGCCAGGGCCAGTTCGACAGCCCGCAATGCGCCGCCGTCTGCCCGGCCGACTGCTGCGTCCCGGCGTGA
- a CDS encoding cysteine desulfurase family protein, with amino-acid sequence MTIYLDNNATTALAAEVRDAMMPHLFGEFANPSSPHSAGMAARRAVSEAKAQVAALIGAKPADLVMTGSATEATHAAILGALRVIEETDHRRDHIVTTAVEHPATLALFGDLRQRGWRVTILPVNRDGLPSLVDLAAVVTEATALVSMMWANNETGVLMPVEGASAIAHAHGALFHSDAVQAAGRVPVDCGIADYLTLSAHKMHGPKGVGALYVRKGVPFHALIHGHQERRRRGGTENVPGIVGFGAAASLASLWLDEADLIAFLRDRLEQGILARWPGAVVNGAGAARLPNTSNIRFADGRGHPLDAEELLMRLDRADIAVSMGAACSSGGNEPSHVLTAMGLSGEQAAASLRFSLSRYTTAAEVDAVLSELPALHARLVAA; translated from the coding sequence ATGACCATCTACCTCGACAACAACGCCACCACCGCCCTGGCTGCGGAAGTGCGCGACGCAATGATGCCGCACCTGTTCGGCGAATTCGCCAACCCGTCCAGCCCCCATTCCGCCGGCATGGCCGCCCGCCGCGCGGTCAGCGAGGCCAAGGCCCAGGTCGCCGCCTTGATCGGCGCCAAGCCGGCCGATCTGGTGATGACCGGCAGCGCCACCGAGGCGACGCACGCCGCCATCCTCGGCGCGCTCCGCGTCATCGAGGAGACCGACCACCGCCGCGACCACATCGTCACCACCGCGGTGGAGCACCCGGCGACGCTGGCATTGTTCGGCGACCTGCGCCAGCGCGGCTGGCGCGTCACCATCCTGCCGGTGAACCGCGACGGCCTGCCCTCGCTGGTCGATCTCGCCGCCGTGGTGACGGAGGCGACGGCGCTGGTCTCCATGATGTGGGCCAACAACGAGACCGGCGTGCTGATGCCGGTGGAAGGTGCGTCCGCCATCGCCCATGCCCATGGCGCGCTGTTCCACAGCGACGCGGTGCAGGCGGCGGGCCGGGTGCCGGTCGATTGCGGCATCGCCGATTACCTGACGCTGTCCGCCCACAAGATGCACGGGCCGAAGGGTGTCGGCGCGCTTTATGTCCGGAAGGGCGTCCCCTTCCACGCGCTGATCCACGGCCATCAGGAGCGCCGCCGCAGGGGCGGCACGGAGAATGTGCCGGGTATCGTCGGCTTCGGCGCCGCCGCGTCGCTGGCGTCGCTCTGGCTGGACGAGGCCGACCTGATCGCCTTCCTGCGCGACCGGCTGGAACAGGGCATCCTCGCCCGCTGGCCCGGCGCGGTGGTGAACGGCGCCGGCGCCGCCCGGCTGCCCAACACCAGCAACATCCGCTTCGCCGACGGCCGTGGCCATCCGCTGGATGCGGAGGAGTTGCTGATGCGGCTCGACCGCGCCGACATCGCCGTGTCGATGGGCGCCGCCTGCTCCTCCGGCGGCAACGAGCCGAGCCATGTGCTGACCGCCATGGGACTGAGCGGCGAACAGGCCGCCGCCAGCCTGCGCTTTTCGCTGAGCCGCTACACCACCGCGGCGGAGGTGGACGCCGTCCTGTCGGAATTGCCGGCCCTGCATGCCCGGCTGGTCGCCGCTTGA
- a CDS encoding 4Fe4S-binding leucine-rich repeat protein, giving the protein MSDDILESLDWRGEPVDCTACTHKERRLDPDTAALPAGGKLTGHCLLSKACVQDRYAKRIQRFFEWNPELSAGHLNHPYFEVRANAARFAPIFQLPRLMNDPDETVRSVLARRLPRRLLLKLRDDPDCEVRIAVATRLEDADLAPLMRDPDCSVRLRVVRRIPDGMLPAMMHDEDPEVRVEVARRLSMDWLPSLAWDDSPRVRLVVAQRLPASKLHVLLPDADWMVRLAVAGRIDTGQLGPLLDDPEEEVRAIARQRAAGLAIANDLPPL; this is encoded by the coding sequence ATGAGCGACGACATCCTCGAATCCCTGGATTGGCGCGGCGAGCCGGTGGACTGCACCGCCTGCACCCACAAGGAGCGCCGGCTCGACCCGGATACCGCAGCCCTTCCCGCTGGCGGCAAGCTGACCGGACACTGCCTGCTGTCGAAGGCCTGCGTGCAGGACCGCTACGCCAAGCGCATCCAGCGTTTCTTCGAGTGGAATCCGGAGCTGTCCGCCGGCCATCTCAACCATCCCTATTTCGAAGTGCGGGCGAACGCCGCGCGCTTCGCGCCGATCTTCCAGCTTCCCCGGCTGATGAACGACCCGGACGAGACGGTGCGCTCCGTCCTGGCCCGCCGGCTGCCGCGCCGCCTGCTGCTGAAGCTGCGCGACGACCCCGACTGCGAGGTGCGGATCGCCGTCGCCACCCGGCTGGAGGATGCCGACCTCGCCCCGCTGATGCGCGATCCCGACTGTTCGGTGCGGCTGCGCGTGGTGCGGCGGATCCCCGACGGCATGCTGCCGGCGATGATGCATGACGAGGACCCGGAGGTGCGGGTGGAGGTCGCCCGCCGCCTTTCCATGGATTGGCTGCCCAGCCTCGCCTGGGACGACAGCCCGCGGGTGCGGTTGGTGGTGGCGCAGCGGCTGCCGGCGTCGAAGCTGCATGTGCTGCTGCCGGATGCCGACTGGATGGTCCGCCTCGCCGTCGCCGGTCGGATCGATACCGGGCAACTCGGCCCGCTGCTCGACGACCCGGAGGAGGAGGTGCGCGCCATCGCCCGCCAACGCGCCGCCGGCCTCGCCATCGCCAACGATCTCCCGCCCCTCTAG
- the nifT gene encoding putative nitrogen fixation protein NifT, with protein MKVMIRKASEQYTIYVAKKDLEEPIVEMEKPDLWGGWIKVANGWTLDLPEMPADTRLPITVDAKKRGTE; from the coding sequence ATGAAGGTGATGATCCGCAAGGCGTCCGAGCAATACACGATCTACGTCGCCAAGAAGGACCTGGAGGAACCCATCGTCGAGATGGAGAAGCCGGACCTGTGGGGCGGCTGGATCAAGGTCGCCAACGGCTGGACGCTCGACCTGCCGGAGATGCCGGCGGACACCCGCCTGCCGATCACCGTAGACGCCAAGAAACGCGGAACGGAGTGA